From Procambarus clarkii isolate CNS0578487 chromosome 49, FALCON_Pclarkii_2.0, whole genome shotgun sequence, a single genomic window includes:
- the LOC123752644 gene encoding uncharacterized protein: protein MEVSQPIANSPPPPQEQQQVDVLLPPQPEVIEVINNFNGGYIRHSYSIPDHAQGDPAHYLTIYRDYFIQKIESLFDAVHPNFPPALLIYQDFSFNLQWLNQVNEPDFEGELPIRAEQRTVSRHKASVVIDQWIAELDNKLEEFFAETEGSSVGIQSISGFYINSIAVQHPIRLGEYVPYPDKLRGKTLIFNPKDEQNACLIQCLAAYISLAQGMHLDNIQKYSKSARWCLRFVRWNADIEIPIMYDNINKIESMNKLSVFIYVLTREDNWYYISLARKGREHSAPKVPLLMLEDQHLVLIKDFNQYVRNMRNHSSKIPNNHIFCYSCLIHLSPDAMQDHEESCAVKQTLKFYPEGHKIKFKNYGRAYGPSHTAYYDFECLLDPSNPQGVIEKRHKDVAYAFIIINRELEVVDKLTYMGDDPVNHFIDTLEKAWKRIKSSMPKYKISMTREHWQTYRRQTTCEMCYRPFKSAKDKHRHHDHAIEFNNYLAAYCRRCNMLCRNSYKYLYTFSHNAAYDLGVILNELSNLPNRKIDIASKDGFKFMKVDIGKLRFMDSLTLLNGGLEKLAKEHIREGKPTTYTSVMLDDIHVAAHHLLKTGKQVFCYDYITSLEKLNEPALSPPEAFYNSLKHEAISENNYTQAKEVFRLAECKTIGDYLKVYLKVDTGLLCDVFTVWRKTMLELYKLDFTHYVSLSSFAWDAFLFKSQVVLDSISDPHLYDVLRRNLRGGFTSVVRQHTSVQNEHTGADPSSTDKYILYLDFNGLYATCMTELLPQGGIRKLYAAECDDWFQQGLENIACDGDKGYWVMCDTKHLAPEVARYTDDLPLTLSHANISTDLLSDYSKHILNTVDRKLPKKNNNLIASHLPKKDYLVSLDLLQMLMKLGLEVAKVNAVYEFRQSKYLKEFVETNARERTNTPCAFKGKAFKLVSNAIYGKSVTNVSKYCDQHYLVTSRDKFQKLTRNPFFKRCILLSEDRVICTVKKTSLKVNTPTYLGFQILQIAKRILYDFWYNTVKVHYGDKARLLYTDTDSYLIELTCLNAFEELNKLPLSQHIDFRNFPPENPYFDDSRKGQLGLLKSEVGAKIIKELIAWKPKMYSILTQDQVQICRKGILTYQSKLTHAAFQSALELNIGQRFQSRSIRNVKGRMCTCLTTKRGLSAFDDKRYVLSPTQSLAYGHPDIPRAEIHEEENEKDDDVPAPPARRRFRPIFNMWGKRDALVNKTYPHN from the coding sequence ATGGAAGTCAGCCAGCCTATTGCcaattctccaccaccacctcaggaacagcagcaggTAGATGTTTTGCTTCCTCCTCAACCCGAAGTGATTGAAGTGATCAATAATTTCAATGGGGGATACATACGCCATTCATATAGCATCCCAGATCATGCCCAAGGAGATCCTGCCcattatttaactatatatcgCGATTATTTTATTCAGAAAATAGAATCCTTGTTTGATGCCGTTCACCCCAATTTTCCTCCTGCCCTATTAATTTACCaagatttttcttttaatttACAATGGCTTAATCAAGTAAATGAACCTGATTTTGAGGGAGAGTTGCCTATTAGGGCTGAGCAACGCACTGTATCTAGGCATAAGGCTAGTGTGGTCATAGATCAATGGATTGCTGaactggataataagttagaaGAGTTCTTTGCCGAGACAGAAGGTTCGAGTGTAGGTatacagagcatttctggtttttaTATCAATTCCATAGCTGTTCAGCATCCCATCCGTCTAGGAGAATACGTGCCTTATCCAGATAAATTACGTGGCAAAACGCTCATTTTCAACCCTAAAGACGAACAAAATGCTTGTTTGATCCAATGTTTAGCAGCTTATATATCTCTAGCTCAGGGGATGCATTTAGATAATATCCAGAAATATTCCAAATCTGCTAGGTGGTGTCTAAGATTTGTCCGTTGGAATGCAGATATAGAAATTCCCATAATGTATGATAACATAAATAAAATTGAAAGTATGAATAAATTAAGTGTATTTATCTATGTACTTACTCGTGAAGATAACTGGTACTATATTAGCTTAGCTAGAAAAGGCAGAGAACATTCCGCTCCTAAAGTACCATTGCTCATGTTGGAGGATCAGCATCTTGTGCTCATTAAAGATTTCAATCAATATGTCCGTAACATGCGTAATCATTCAAGTAAAATACCTAATaatcatattttctgttattcgtgTTTAATTCATTTGTCACCTGATGCGATGCAGGATCACGAAGAGTCATGTGCAGTTAAACAAACATTGAAATTTTACCCTGAAGGTCATAAAATCAAGTTTAAAAATTACGGTCGTGCCTATGGGCCTTCTCACACAGCATATTATGATTTCGAGTGCTTGTTGGACCCCTCCAATCCCCAAGGTGTGATCGAGAAGCGTCACAAAGACGTGGCATATGCTTTTATCATCATCAACAGGGAATTGGAGGTGGTAGATAAATTAACGTATATGGGGGATGACCCTGTAAATCATTTCATAGATACTTTGGAGAAGGCATGGAAGAGAATTAAATCTTCCATGCCTAAATACAAAATATCTATGACGCGTGAACATTGGCAAACCTATAGACGGCaaaccacatgtgaaatgtgTTATAGGCCATTTAAATCGGCTAAGGACAAGCACCGTCATCATGATCATGCTATTGAATTTAATAATTATCTTGCAGCCTATTGCCGAAGGTGTAACATGTTATGCAGAAATtcttataaatatttgtatacattctctcacaatgcagcttatgacctcggggtaattttaaatgaattgtCTAACCTCCCTAACCGCAAAATTGATATTGCCTCCAAAGATGGATTTAAGTTCATGAAAGTGGATATCGGTAAACTTCGGTTTATGGATAGTCTGACTTTACTAAATGGTGGGCTGGAAAAACTAGCTAAAGAACATATCAGGGAAGGTAAACCTACCACTTACACCTCAGTTATGCTAGATGACATCCATGTAGCCGCCCACCATTTATTAAAGACGGGCAAACAGGTATTCTGCTATGACTATATTACATCTttggagaaattaaatgaaccggCTCTTTCTCCTCCCGAAGCCTTCTACAATAGTTTAAAACACGAGGCGATAAGCGAGAACAATTATACACAGGCTAAAGAAGTCTTTAGATTAGCGGAATGCAAGACCATTGGGGATTACTTGAAGGTCTATTTGAAAGTAGATACTGGACTATTGTGTGATGTGTTCACTGTATGGCGCAAGACCATGCTTGAGCTGTACAAGTTAGATTTTACACACTATGTCTCGTTATCTAGTTTTGCATGGGACGCTTTCTTGTTTAAGAGTCAAGTTGTCTTGGACTCTATTTCTGATCCCCATTTGTACGATGTATTGCGTAGAAATCTAAGAGGCGGATTTACCTCTGTTGTacgacaacacacaagtgtacaaaatgagcatacgggtgctgatccttctagcactgataaatatattctgtatttagATTTTAATGGCTTATACGCTACCTGTATGACAGAACTGCTTCCTCAAGGCGGGATCCGTAAATTATATGCTGCCGAATGCGATGATTGGTTCCAACAGGGATTGGAAAATATTGCTTGTGATGGGGATAAGGGGTATTGGGTCATGTGTGATACCAAGCATCTAGCACCTGAGGTGGCTCGATACACCGATGACTTACCCTTAACCCTGTCTCACGCCAATATTTCTACTGATCTTCTGTCCGATTATAGCAAACACATTTTAAATACCGTAGATCGCAAACTCCCCAAGAAAAACAATAATTTAATTGCCTCACATCTCCCCAAAAAAGATTACTTGGTCAGTTTAGATTTATTGCAGATGTTGATGAAATtgggattagaagtagctaaggTAAATGCAGTTTATGAATTCCGACAAAGCAAGTACCTTAAGGAATTTGTCGAAACAAATGCTCGTGAACGTACAAATACACCTTGCGCCTTTAAGGGTAAAGCTTTCAAGCTGGTATCGAATGCAATTTACGGCAAGAGTGTGACAAATGTGAGTAAATATTGTGATCAGCATTATTTAGTTACATCTCGAGACAAATTCCAAAAGCTTACACGTAATCCGTTCTTTAAACGATGTATTTTGTTGAGCGAAGACAGAGTCATTTGCACAGTCAAAAAAACATCCCTTAAAGTCAATACACCAACCTATCTGGGGTTCCAGATCCTGCAAATAGCTAAGAGGATCctatatgatttttggtacaacaccgtcaaagttcattatggagacaaAGCTAGATTGCTGTATACGGACACAGATTCGTATTTGATTGAATTGACCTGTCTAAATGCTTTTGAGGAATTAAATAAACTGCCTTTGTCTCAGCATATAGATTTCAGAAATTTCCCTCCTGAAAATCCCTATTTCGATGACTCTCGCAAAGGTCAACTGGGTTTGTTGAAATCGGAAGTTGGAGCCAAAATTATCAAGGAGCTCATTGCATGGAAGCCTAAAATGTACTCAATTCTCACTCAAGATCAGGTTCAGATATGTCGTAAAGGAATTCTCACTTATCAGTCTAAACTCACTCATGCAGCTTTCCAAAGTGCTTTAGAGTTAAATATTGGGCAGAGGTTCCAATCCAGATCTATTAGGAATGTTAAAGGCCGTATGTGTACCTGTCTCACTACAAAACGTGGATTATCCGCCTTTGACGATAAACGTTATGTACTGAGTCCTACACAGTCTTTGGCGTATGGTCACCCCGATATACCTCGAGCAGAAATTCATGAAGAAGAGAATGAGAAGGATGATGATGTACCTGCACCTCCTGCAAGACGTAGATTTCGCCCCATATTCAATATGTGGGGAAAACGCGATGCACTGGTGAACAAGACGTATCCTCACAA